A genomic stretch from Candidatus Acidiferrales bacterium includes:
- a CDS encoding VOC family protein: MATFNPYLNFKGNTEEAFNFYKSVFGGEFVAIQRFKETPFGDQVPADAKDKIMHVSLPIGKGNILMGTDALESMGHKLSYGNNFNISIEADSKEEARKLYDKLSIDGKIETPIHDEFWGAYFGMFTDRFGTRWMINYTYPKQK; this comes from the coding sequence GGCAACATTCAATCCATACTTGAACTTCAAAGGAAATACCGAAGAAGCATTTAATTTCTACAAATCGGTTTTCGGCGGAGAGTTCGTCGCGATCCAGCGATTTAAGGAGACTCCCTTCGGGGATCAAGTTCCGGCCGATGCGAAAGACAAAATCATGCATGTCTCTTTGCCCATCGGCAAAGGAAATATTCTGATGGGTACGGACGCTCTCGAATCCATGGGGCATAAATTGTCGTATGGCAATAATTTCAATATTTCAATTGAGGCAGACAGCAAAGAAGAAGCAAGAAAACTATACGATAAACTCTCCATAGACGGCAAAATAGAGACGCCGATCCATGACGAATTCTGGGGCGCCTACTTCGGGATGTTCACCGACAGGTTCGGAACAAGATGGATGATCAATTATACTTATCCGAAACAGAAGTGA